Proteins co-encoded in one Cinclus cinclus chromosome 17, bCinCin1.1, whole genome shotgun sequence genomic window:
- the C17H12orf76 gene encoding uncharacterized protein C12orf76 homolog, whose protein sequence is MGLAAARGWALSPLSPGPAERSRPYAVLQHQNLVLLGSILSALLLTIILMAICVYRPVRRR, encoded by the exons ATGGGGctggcggcggcgcggggctgggcgctgtccccgctgtccccgggCCCTGCGGAGCGCAGCCGGCCTTACgctgtgctgcagcaccaaAATCTGG tgctgctgggcagcATCCTCAGCGCTCTCCTGCTCACCATCATCCTCATGGCCATCTGTGTCTACCGGCCCGTCCGGCGGCGGTAG
- the LOC134050773 gene encoding sodium-dependent serotonin transporter-like, whose amino-acid sequence MAEQPCLGPPASPAPPNPHTHPRDKWSKKMDFLLSVIGFAVDLGNVWRFPYICYQNGGGAFLIPYTLMAVFGGVPLFYMELALGQFHRTGAIPIWKRICPIFKGIGFAICIIGLYVSFYYNTIIAWALYYFYSSFSGTLPWASCDNPWNTPDCTNYFGKSNVTWTNFSRSPAEEFYTRKVLEIQKSGGLYDIGGIHWQLLLCLFLIFTIVYFSLWKGVKTSGKVVWVTATLPYVVLLILLIRGATLPGAWRGILFYLRPDWGKLLSTAVWVDAAAQIFFSLGPGFGVLLALASYNHFHNNCYRDALVTSAVNCLTSFLSGFVIFTVLGYMAEMRDVEVEDVARDKGPSLLFITYPEAIANMVGSTFFAIIFFLMMITLGLDSTFGGLEAVITAVMDEYPQVLAGRRELFVLGLITVCFLGSLSTLTYGGAYVVKLLEEFGAGCSILAVVLLETIAVSWFYGIQRFSHDVKAMLGFTPGLFWKLCWVAISPALLAFIVISSLLDQPPLTLFDYQYPEWSISVGFLIGASSFICIPLYMVYKLVWTPGSLKQRLAVCIRPEKTTRAPQAEGVGMAPVL is encoded by the exons atggcagagcagccctgcttgggtccccctgccagcccagcacccccaaatccccacacCCACCCCAGGGACAAGTGGAGCAAAAAGATGGATTTCCTCCTCTCCGTCATCGGATTCGCCGTCGACCTGGGCAATGTCTGGCGGTTCCCTTACATCTGCTACCAGAACGGAGGGG gagccTTCCTCATCCCCTACACGCTGATGGCTGTTTTCGGGGGGGTGCCCCTCTTCTACATGGAGCTGGCCCTGGGGCAGTTCCACAGGACAGGTGCCATCCCCATCTGGAAACGCATCTGCCCCATCTTTAAAG gcaTCGGCTTTGCCATTTGCATCATCGGCCTCTACGTCTCCTTCTACTACAACACCATCATTGCCTGGGCTCTTTATTACTTCTACTCCTCCTTCTCGGgcaccctgccctgggcaagCTGTGACAACCCCTGGAACACCCCTGACTGCACCAACTACTTTGGGAAGAGCAACGTGACCTGGACCAACTTCTCCAGGTCCCCCGCCGAGGAGTTTTACAC gaggaaggTCCTGGAGATCCAGAAATCGGGGGGTCTGTATGACATTGGGGGCATCCACTggcagctgctcctctgcctcttcctcatCTTCACCATCGTCTACTTCAGCTTGTGGAAAGGGGTGAAAACTTCTGGGAAG GTGGTGTGGGTGACAGCCACGCTGCCCTACGTTGTCCTGCTCATCCTGCTCATCCGAGGGGCCACCCTGCctggagcctggagaggaatCCTCTTCTACCTGCGCCCAGACTGGGGCAAGCTCCTGAGCACCGCG GTTTGGGTGGATGCTGCTGCACAGATCTTCTTCTCCTTGGGCCCTGGATTTGGAGTTCTCCTTGCTCTGGCCAGTTACAACCATTTCCACAACAACTGCTACCG GGATGCACTCGTCACCAGTGCTGTGAACTGCCTCACCAGCTTCCTCTCAGGCTTCGTCATCTTCACCGTGCTGGGCTACATGGCCGAGATGAGGGATGTGGAGGTGGAGGATGTTGCCAGAGATAAAG GGCCCAGCCTCCTCTTCATCACCTACCCTGAAGCAATCGCCAACATGGTGGGATCCACATTCTTTGCCATCATTTTCTTCCTGATGATGATCACCCTGGGGCTGGACAGCACG TTTGGAGGCTTGGAGGCCGTGATCACAGCCGTGATGGATGAGTATCCCCAGGTCCTGGCAGGGCGACGGGAGCTCTTTGTCCTCGGTCTCATCACAGTCTGTTTCCTGGGctccctcagcaccctcacCTAT GGGGGAGCCTATGTGGTGAAGCTGCTGGAGGAGTTCGGTGCTGGCTGCTCCATCCTGGCCGTGGTGCTCCTGGAAACCATCGCTGTCTCCTGGTTTTATG GGATCCAGAGGTTCTCCCACGATGTCAAAGCCATGCTGGGCTTCACCCCGGGGCTCTTCTGGAAGCTGTGCTGGGTTGCCATCAGCCCAGCCTTGCTGGCA TTCATAGTCATAAGCTCCCTCCTGGACCAGCCACCCCTGACCCTCTTTGACTACCAGTACCCCGAGTGGAGCATCTCAGTGGGATTCCTCATCGGAGCATCATCCTTCATCTGCATCCCCCTCTACATGGTGTACAAGCTCGTCTGGACACCGGGGTCCCTCAAGCAG CGCCTCGCCGTCTGCATTCGTCCCGAGAAAACCACGCGAGCCCCCCAGGCAGAGGGGGTGGGCATGGCCCCCGTCCTGTAG